The nucleotide window ATCTCCCGTACAAGACGAACGGCTACCGCCGCCAGGCGCAGGCGCAGTTCGGCACGGGCTCGGGGAGCGCTCTGTCGAGCACGTTCTACGTGACGTCCAAGGCGTACGGCAGCGAGGGCGGCAACGACGTCAGCGTCGCGCTGGCGAGCCCGGGGACCGCCTCGGCCCCGCTTTCCGTCGCCGTCGACGGCAAGGACGTCGTGGTGAACCTGGCCACGGACGCCTCCGGCGCGGTCACCAGCACGGCCGCCCGGGTCGTGGAGGCCCTCAACGCCGATCCGGCGGCGTCGGCGCTGCTGACCGCCGCCCTCTACCGGAACGGCGACGGCTCCGGCGTGGTGGCCGCGGCTCCGGCGACGAAGCTGACCGACAACCTCAAGGCGCCGGCGACCGTCTCGCGTCAGCCGTTCCAGATGAAGGCGCTGCGCATCGGCAAGAGCCGGGACGGCTCGAAGACCGGGGTGTTCCTCTACTGCCAGGAGCACGCCCGCGAGTGGGTCACCCCGCTCACCTGTGTGGAGACCGCCGAGCGGCTGCTGCGCAACTACTCGCTCGACGCGGACACCAAGAAACTGGTCAACAACCTCGACATCTTCATCGTGCCGACGATCAACCCCGACGGCGCCCACTACTCGATGTACGACTACAACATGCAGCGCAGGAACATGGTCAACTACTGCGCCGCCGACGGATCGGACCCGGGACGGCGCAACTCCTGGGGCGTCGACCTCAACCGCAACTTCTCGGTGGGCAGCGTCTACGACGGATTCAACGGCGGCTCGACCACCTGCACCAGCGACACCTACGCCGGGCCGTCGGAGCTGTCGGAGCCGGAGACGCGCAACGAGGTGTGGCTCACGGAGAAGTTCCCGAACATCAAGTTCGCGATGAACACCCACTCCTACGGCGGCTACTTCATGTGGCCTCCGGGGGCGTACAAGACCGCCGGGCGGGAGACGCTGCCGCGCCCGGACCTGGGCACGGAGGAGTACTTCTGGAACGCCTCCGCCCACATCCTGTCCGCCGTCCAGGGCTGGCGCGGCACGGCCATCTGGCCGGGGCGCACCGGCCCGGTGATCGACGTGCTCTATTCGGCGGCCGGTAACAGCGCCGACGAGTTCTGGTACAACAAGGGCATCATCGGCTGGGATTTCGAGGTCGGCGCCGACGTCTACGACCCGGCGACCAAGAGGTACACCGCGGTCGGCTTCCAGCCTCCGTTCGAGGAGGGCCACGAGGAGGCGATGGAGTTCTCCAACGGCCAGATCGGCATCCTCGAGGTCGCCCAGATGTACCAGAAGGACAAGCAGAAGCCCGAGTCGAAGCTCCTGGTCACCGACAGGGCCGACGGCTCGGCGACGTTCACCTTCACGGTGGACGAGCCGGCGAACGTCTACTACACCCTCGACGGCAGCAGGCCGACGCTCAGCTCGCCCAAGCTGACCTCTTCGGGCATGCGTGAGGGCGCCGCGAAGATCTCGGTCGACAAGACCACCGAGGTGCACTGGTTCGCCATGGACCTCGCGGGCAACGTCGAGAAGAACTACAAGCCGGACGGCAACGGCAAGAACTACAACAAGGAGACCGTCACGGTCGAGAAGGCTCCGGTGCTCCCGCTGACCGTGACCGCCTCGTCCCGCTGCATCGGCACCTCGGCGTACGTCGCGGTGACGGCCGTCAACGACTCCGACGCGCCGGCCACGGTCACGCTCACCACCCCGTACGGCACCAAGACGGTGGCCGACGTGGCTGCGGGCAAGCAGGCCTACCAGTCCTTCAACACCCGGGCCGGGCAGGTCGACGCGGGCACGGTGACCGTGACCGGCACCGGGACGGTCGGCGGCAAGCAGGTCACCTCGTCCTACGACGCGGCCTACACCGCGGCCACCTGCCGCTGACCCGCTCACACCCTCACAGCACAACCCGGGGCCGGCCGGCCGACCAGCCGGCCGGCCCCGCCCCTCATAGATGGAGCGAAAGATCACATGAAAATCACCAGGACTACCCGGCTACTCGCCGCGTCGGTGCTCGGCCTCGCGCTCGCCGGCGCCGGTCTGGCCGGTCCCGCGCTGG belongs to Microbispora sp. ZYX-F-249 and includes:
- a CDS encoding M14 family metallopeptidase, with the translated sequence MSSSPRRARRYAAALALPLAITLNAFPALADPSPDPVPPDRASSTAQNGVALMRVVVADQSGVDRLVAMGVDLAEYSKPVDGGIEVHAVLSPEEARSLRDQGFDVRDAISDQSDYAANLAERRQALATASADAAATDTLTPLRAEWFTSLDDQRFLSVEVKTSATDAQTVLTATWDSGPGTAPDSGGSTTMSRFTDAGQYMYHRFNSPLPITEAPTQVTITSNRGGSVTVPVTKWLGAPRKAPGKHYVRDFIDHYMDPTEVTGRIVWLSKQFPKISEVIDLPYKTNGYRRQAQAQFGTGSGSALSSTFYVTSKAYGSEGGNDVSVALASPGTASAPLSVAVDGKDVVVNLATDASGAVTSTAARVVEALNADPAASALLTAALYRNGDGSGVVAAAPATKLTDNLKAPATVSRQPFQMKALRIGKSRDGSKTGVFLYCQEHAREWVTPLTCVETAERLLRNYSLDADTKKLVNNLDIFIVPTINPDGAHYSMYDYNMQRRNMVNYCAADGSDPGRRNSWGVDLNRNFSVGSVYDGFNGGSTTCTSDTYAGPSELSEPETRNEVWLTEKFPNIKFAMNTHSYGGYFMWPPGAYKTAGRETLPRPDLGTEEYFWNASAHILSAVQGWRGTAIWPGRTGPVIDVLYSAAGNSADEFWYNKGIIGWDFEVGADVYDPATKRYTAVGFQPPFEEGHEEAMEFSNGQIGILEVAQMYQKDKQKPESKLLVTDRADGSATFTFTVDEPANVYYTLDGSRPTLSSPKLTSSGMREGAAKISVDKTTEVHWFAMDLAGNVEKNYKPDGNGKNYNKETVTVEKAPVLPLTVTASSRCIGTSAYVAVTAVNDSDAPATVTLTTPYGTKTVADVAAGKQAYQSFNTRAGQVDAGTVTVTGTGTVGGKQVTSSYDAAYTAATCR